From a single Brassica rapa cultivar Chiifu-401-42 chromosome A01, CAAS_Brap_v3.01, whole genome shotgun sequence genomic region:
- the LOC103874154 gene encoding protein EDS1B, whose protein sequence is MVLEALAGVSNALIATSWRASTTAYSTDHFHIEVEGDTVFFAFKPSFLVKDWFDPENASPFGETKMNREQFPCMRSIGNDVNATVNEAFLKNLKLLASTSFPHSVKTVVDSMRSQRIVFTGHSSGGATAILATVWYLETYFTKQSGFFPEPLCLTFGAPLVGDSVFKHALGRENWSRFFVNFVTRFDIVPRIMLARKASTKQALPYALSQLGRKSGNQGNDQSITGFFATVMKDTATVAHQAVCKLIGNGEPFLKTLSSFLELSPYRPAGTFVFSTGTRLVSVSNSDAILQILLYSSQSSNEQELSLRPHQSIRDHHSYEEMVHSMAMKVVNQLDLQHLPLDGGESALSDLGLSTRARQCVRAAFEAEKKQVNNQSKIDAKQPTILEKLVWIEDEYKPKCLTHKIGYYDSFKESNEEKDFRANVKRAELAGIYDEVLGLVKEGQLPDGFEGRIEWIELANRYRRLIEPLDISNYHRHLKNEDTGPYMIHGRPNRYKHAQRGYEHELLKAGRSAEEIKRSDCGSCFWAEVEELRRKEYDEARVTKLEELLEGWIRDKEVDDEHIFLEGSSFRKWWHSLPEVHRRGSSLQVRMG, encoded by the exons ATGGTGTTAGAAGCTCTTGCCGGAGTCAGTAATGCTCTAATCGCTACCTCATGGAGGGCATCGACCACTGCTTACAGCACCGACCACTTCCACATAGAAGTAGAAGGCGATACCGTCTTTTTCGCTTTCAAACCATCTTTCTTGGTGAAAGATTGGTTTGATCCAGAGAATGCGTCTCCATTTGGAGAAACTAAGATGAACCGTGAACAGTTCCCTTGTATGAGAAGCATTGGCAACGACGTTAACGCTACCGTTAACGAAGCTTTCCTCAAGAATCTTAAACTTCTGGCCTCAACCTCATTTCCTCATTCT GTGAAAACGGTTGTCGACAGCATGAGAAGTCAACGGATAGTGTTCACAGGACATTCTTCAGGTGGTGCAACTGCAATCTTAGCAACAGTTTGGTATTTGGAGACATACTTCACAAAGCAGAGTGGTTTCTTCCCAGAGCCTCTTTGTCTGACCTTTGGTGCTCCATTGGTGGGTGACAGTGTCTTCAAGCACGCTCTTGGGAGAGAGAACTGGAGCCGGTTCTTCGTGAACTTCGTCACAAGATTCGATATCGTCCCTCGGATAATGCTTGCTAGAAAGGCATCAACAAAGCAAGCTCTGCCTTATGCTCTCTCCCAACTGGGTCGTAAATCTGGGAACCAAGGAAATGACCAGAGCATCACAGGGTTTTTCGCAACGGTGATGAAAGACACAGCAACTGTTGCTCACCAAGCTGTCTGTAAACTGATTGGAAACGGAGAGCCGTTTTTAAAAACACTTTCAAGTTTCCTTGAGCTGAGTCCTTATAGACCCGCAGGCACTTTTGTCTTCTCTACGGGGACGAGATTGGTCTCAGTGAGCAACTCAGACGCCATTCTTCAGATTCTGTTGTACTCTTCTCAGTCCAGCAACGAGCAAGAATTGTCTCTAAGACCACATCAAAGCATAAGAGATCACCATAGCTATGAGGAAATGGTGCATTCAATGGCAATGAAAGTTGTTAATCAATTGGATTTGCAGCACTTGCCTTTGGATGGAGGAGAATCTGCCCTCAGTGACCTTGGACTG aGCACAAGAGCCAGACAATGCGTCCGTGCTGCATTTGAGGCAGAGAAGAAACAAGTCAATAACCAAAGCAAGATAGACGCTAAACAGCCTACAATATTAGAGAAGCTGGTATGGATAGAGGATGAATACAAGCCAAAGTGTCTAACTCATAAAATCGGGTACTATGATTCCTTCAAGGAATCGAATGAAGAGAAAGACTTCAGAGCAAACGTCAAAAGAGCTGAGTTAGCTGGTATATATGATGAGGTGCTGGGTCTAGTGAAAGAAGGACAACTTCCAGATGGATTTGAGGGGCGCATTGAGTGGATAGAGTTAGCAAATCGCTACCGTAGATTGATCGAACCACTTGATATTTCAAACTACCACAGGCACTTGAAGAACGAAGACACGGGGCCTTATATGATACATGGAAGACCAAACCGTTACAAACACGCTCAGAGAGGGTATGAGCATGAACTACTGAAGGCAGGCAGGAGTGCAGAAGAGATAAAGAGATCTGACTGTGGATCTTGCTTTTGGGCTGAGGTTGAAGAACTCAGGAGAAAAGAATATGATGAGGCAAGGGTTACGAAACTAGAAGAGTTGCTTGAAGGATGGATCAGAGACAAGGAAGTAGATGATGAGCATATATTTCTGGAGGGCTCATCATTTAGAAAGTGGTGGCACTCACTTCCTGAGGTTCACAGACGCGGCTCTAGCTTGCAAGTGCGTATGGGTTAA
- the LOC103874146 gene encoding B3 domain-containing protein REM7-like: protein METPREPHFFKPLLPGFQSGVAIPLDFYSKHIQGAEINKPWKLRSDASDQIWEVIREGRTLTKGWKEFTEAHDLRIGDIVIFKHEEDMVFHVTPFGPSCCEILYTHPHIVKEEADADDAPTFSYDYCFLAEVTPTNQKDDKMFLPVEAMRCGALNQQCKEVKLVNKEGKSWTARFGFSESDGAYYITRGWRKFCRDNRCTNGDLFVFNVVGDGTTTPLLCVCPERKECTELLIKHFSRIDGKSSHLTCLCCLYLQCYYFAYALTCVLLFYR from the exons ATGGAAACTCCCCGAGAACCTCATTTCTTCAAGCCTCTTCTTCCTGGTTTTCAAAGTGGCGTCGCAATACCACTTGACTTCTACTCAAAACACATACAAGGGGCTGAGATCAATAAACCATGGAAGCTAAGATCGGACGCTTCGGATCAAATTTGGGAGGTGATCCGAGAAGGCAGGACACTCACCAAAGGTTGGAAAGAGTTCACCGAAGCACATGATCTTCGAATCGGTgacattgtcatcttcaaacACGAAGAAGACATGGTCTTTCATGTGACTCCTTTTGGTCCTAGCTGTTGTGAGATTCTGTATACACATCCTCACATCGTTAAGGAAGAAGCCGACGCGGATGATGCTCCTACTTTCTCATACGACTACTGCTTCTTGGCTGAGGTTACTCCTACAAATCAAAAGGACGACAAAATG TTTCTTCCTGTGGAAGCTATGAGGTGTGGTGCTTTGAACCAACAATGCAAAGAGGTCAAACTTGTCAACAAGGAGGGAAAGTCATGGACTGCGCGCTTCGGATTTAGCGAATCAGACGGCGCATATTACATCACCAGAGGGTGGAGAAAGTTCTGTCGTGATAACAGATGCACCAACGGAGATTTGTTTGTGTTCAACGTGGTTGGAGACGGGACGACAACTCCATTACTGTGTGTATGTCCGGAAAGGAAGGAGTGTACTGAACTACTGATCAAGCACTTTAGCAGAATCGATGGTAAGTCTTCTCATTTGACTTGTTTGTGTTGTCTATATCTTCAATGTTACTACTTTGCTTATGCTTTAACTTGTGTTCTCTTATTCTACAGGTAG